The following proteins are encoded in a genomic region of Acidobacteriota bacterium:
- a CDS encoding glycerophosphodiester phosphodiesterase, whose translation MNFFASGVTRVVGHRGSPTKALENTFESFDRAEADGADAFELDVRLTLDGEAVVQHDPEIVLLGRRVPLATVTIPELTELPVERGGFRGFVPTLRDLFLRYGSTGRYLVELKAGPSPRPGLLEFRVAALIAQMHLFDRAIVLSFSGDMLRKIREIEPRIETCLNYDATARRPEGALWPDLPKGCRAIGPQAGLVTDELFARAKAEGLGVHCWTVNDPAFAAQLARLGAASVISDDVSVVGPAIRDVTGAPLPLNLLKV comes from the coding sequence ATGAACTTCTTCGCGAGCGGCGTCACGCGCGTCGTCGGGCACCGCGGCTCCCCGACGAAAGCGCTCGAAAACACCTTCGAAAGCTTCGACCGGGCCGAGGCGGACGGCGCCGACGCCTTCGAGCTCGACGTCCGCCTCACGCTGGACGGCGAGGCCGTCGTCCAGCACGACCCGGAGATCGTTCTCCTCGGGCGCCGCGTCCCGCTGGCGACCGTCACGATCCCCGAGCTCACCGAGCTGCCCGTCGAGCGCGGCGGATTCCGGGGTTTCGTCCCGACGCTCCGCGATCTCTTCCTGCGCTACGGCTCGACCGGCCGCTACCTCGTCGAGCTCAAGGCGGGCCCGTCGCCGCGGCCCGGCCTCCTCGAGTTCCGCGTCGCGGCCCTCATCGCCCAGATGCACCTCTTCGACCGCGCGATCGTGCTCTCCTTCTCGGGCGACATGCTCCGGAAGATCCGCGAGATCGAGCCGCGCATCGAGACGTGCCTCAACTACGACGCGACGGCGCGCCGCCCCGAAGGCGCGCTCTGGCCCGATCTTCCGAAGGGCTGCCGCGCGATCGGCCCGCAGGCCGGACTCGTCACGGACGAGCTCTTCGCCCGGGCGAAGGCCGAGGGGCTGGGCGTCCACTGCTGGACCGTCAACGACCCGGCGTTCGCCGCGCAGCTCGCACGGCTCGGCGCGGCCAGCGTGATCAGCGACGACGTGTCCGTCGTCGGCCCCGCGATCCGGGACGTCACGGGCGCTCCCCTGCCGCTCAACCTCCTGAAGGTCTGA
- a CDS encoding amidohydrolase: protein MQVPFRGPAALVLGLTLGFSLAAAPAGTDAYLDSTAARWEDVSRKIWDYSETALQETKSAALLEDVLEKEGFAVTRGVAGMPTAFVATAGSGAPVVAILAEYDALPGLSQKAGEARKSPAVAGAPGQGCGHNLLGTAAVAAAVAANRERALQKLPGTIRVYGTPAEEQILGKTFMLRDGVFAGTDVVLAWHPEAESYVYSGGRLAITALDVEFFGRTAHAAANPWLGRSSLDALEVFEHAMSLMREHVLPTARLHRVVKDGGLAANIIPDYARVQWFVRDTNGERMNEMVGRLRKAAEGAGLATETTAKVTLLATTREPIYNEALSRLVQKQLERVGAPKWDAADEALAKAIQKEVGIPEKGLSAEVLPWAKGRGASASSDTGEVSAAYPLIELGVQTAPSGAPWHHWDVASCAAAPMGVKGMLVAAKVLAASTADLLRDPSSVAAAKAEFARTTAGKPYVTPLAPDAKPKTY, encoded by the coding sequence ATGCAAGTTCCTTTCCGCGGCCCCGCCGCTCTCGTGCTCGGCTTGACTCTCGGCTTCTCTCTGGCGGCTGCGCCTGCCGGGACCGACGCGTACCTGGACTCCACGGCGGCGCGCTGGGAAGACGTGTCCCGGAAGATCTGGGACTACTCCGAGACCGCCCTTCAGGAGACGAAGTCCGCCGCCCTCCTCGAGGACGTTCTCGAGAAGGAAGGCTTCGCCGTGACGCGCGGCGTGGCCGGGATGCCGACCGCGTTCGTCGCGACCGCGGGATCCGGCGCGCCCGTCGTCGCGATCCTCGCCGAGTACGACGCTCTCCCCGGCCTCTCGCAGAAGGCCGGCGAGGCCAGGAAGTCCCCCGCAGTCGCCGGAGCGCCGGGCCAGGGGTGCGGGCACAACCTCCTCGGGACCGCCGCCGTCGCGGCAGCCGTGGCCGCGAACCGCGAGCGCGCCCTTCAGAAGCTGCCCGGGACGATCCGGGTCTACGGGACGCCCGCCGAGGAGCAGATCCTCGGCAAGACGTTCATGCTGCGGGACGGGGTGTTCGCGGGAACCGACGTCGTCCTCGCGTGGCACCCCGAGGCCGAGAGCTACGTCTATTCCGGCGGGCGCCTCGCGATCACGGCGCTGGACGTCGAGTTCTTCGGGAGGACGGCGCACGCCGCCGCGAATCCGTGGCTCGGCCGCAGCTCCCTCGACGCACTCGAGGTCTTCGAGCACGCGATGTCCCTCATGCGCGAGCACGTGCTCCCCACGGCCCGCCTCCACCGCGTCGTGAAGGACGGCGGTCTCGCCGCGAACATCATCCCCGACTACGCGCGCGTGCAGTGGTTCGTGCGCGACACGAACGGCGAGCGCATGAACGAGATGGTCGGCCGGCTGAGAAAGGCCGCGGAGGGCGCCGGCCTCGCGACCGAGACGACGGCGAAGGTGACGCTCCTCGCCACGACGCGCGAGCCGATCTACAACGAGGCGCTCTCGAGGCTCGTCCAGAAGCAGCTCGAGCGCGTCGGCGCCCCGAAGTGGGACGCGGCGGACGAGGCGCTCGCGAAGGCGATCCAGAAGGAGGTCGGGATCCCGGAAAAGGGGCTCTCGGCCGAGGTCCTCCCGTGGGCGAAAGGGCGCGGCGCCTCCGCGTCGTCCGACACGGGCGAGGTGAGCGCCGCCTACCCGCTCATCGAGCTGGGCGTCCAGACGGCGCCGAGCGGCGCGCCGTGGCACCACTGGGACGTCGCGTCCTGCGCAGCGGCCCCGATGGGCGTCAAGGGGATGCTCGTCGCCGCGAAGGTCCTCGCCGCGTCGACGGCCGACCTCCTGAGAGATCCCTCTTCCGTCGCGGCAGCCAAGGCCGAGTTCGCGAGGACGACGGCCGGAAAGCCCTACGTCACTCCTCTCGCGCCGGACGCGAAGCCGAAGACGTACTGA
- the dusB gene encoding tRNA dihydrouridine synthase DusB: MSLVYGGAGTRPCAVDPPLVLAPMAGITDMTYRLLLRRIGGVGLVTMEFVSSEGLTRGNKRTERLLRWDPAERPLSVQIYGADAERMAVAAARVEEMQVDVCDINMGCPANKILKGCSGAGLMRDLDKARAIIAACRKALPTTPLTVKFRLGINDQTENYLELARICEGEGVAAVALHARTAKQMYTGRADWSKIARLKETVSIPVVGNGDVNTADDVLAMFRQTGCDAVMCGRATMKNPWIFKQAAELLAGRPWREATLAERREVILEHFRLIQRDQSDAPKAMMSKLRTFTSWYTHGLPNGSELRRRIASLDGPQAFLDAVEHFFETHAARVAA; encoded by the coding sequence ATGAGCCTCGTGTACGGCGGCGCGGGGACGCGTCCCTGCGCCGTCGATCCCCCCCTCGTCCTCGCGCCCATGGCGGGGATCACGGACATGACGTACCGGCTGCTCCTGCGCCGGATCGGAGGGGTGGGCCTCGTCACCATGGAGTTCGTCTCGTCGGAGGGGCTGACGCGCGGCAACAAGCGGACCGAGCGCCTCCTCCGCTGGGACCCGGCCGAACGCCCGCTCTCGGTCCAGATCTACGGAGCGGACGCCGAACGGATGGCGGTCGCCGCGGCCCGCGTCGAGGAGATGCAGGTCGACGTCTGCGACATCAACATGGGCTGCCCCGCGAACAAGATCCTCAAGGGCTGCTCCGGGGCCGGCCTCATGCGCGACCTCGACAAGGCGCGCGCGATCATCGCGGCGTGCCGGAAGGCGCTCCCGACGACGCCGCTCACGGTGAAGTTCCGGCTCGGGATCAACGACCAGACCGAGAACTACCTCGAGCTCGCCCGCATCTGCGAGGGCGAGGGGGTCGCGGCCGTCGCGCTTCACGCCCGCACGGCCAAGCAGATGTACACGGGCCGCGCGGACTGGTCGAAGATCGCGCGCCTCAAGGAAACCGTGTCGATCCCCGTCGTCGGGAACGGCGACGTGAACACCGCCGACGACGTCCTCGCGATGTTCCGCCAGACCGGCTGCGACGCCGTGATGTGCGGCCGCGCGACGATGAAGAACCCGTGGATCTTCAAGCAGGCCGCCGAGCTTCTCGCGGGCCGGCCGTGGCGGGAGGCCACGCTCGCCGAGCGGCGCGAGGTCATCCTCGAACACTTCCGCCTCATCCAGAGGGACCAGTCCGACGCGCCGAAGGCGATGATGTCCAAGCTCCGCACGTTCACGTCGTGGTACACGCACGGCCTGCCGAACGGGTCGGAGCTGCGCCGCCGCATCGCGAGCCTCGACGGTCCGCAGGCGTTCCTCGACGCCGTCGAGCACTTCTTCGAGACGCACGCGGCGAGAGTGGCGGCCTGA